One region of Daphnia pulicaria isolate SC F1-1A chromosome 7, SC_F0-13Bv2, whole genome shotgun sequence genomic DNA includes:
- the LOC124349847 gene encoding carbohydrate sulfotransferase 11-like: MLESNPSSSVRRISLYCALFVVFLVLVLINRWGYEYRARYSAHLEDVADQSEAALPRSIELIMEKIQLERRNLIDESCRKITWRRQSRPARFYVEDRHRLMYCYVPKVASTNLKRLMLILSGAVETNDLSSIPSQSVHEENQMRKFEPYGAADAIRTGLGNYTKVIFVRDPLERLASAYQDKFADVNSSSKAYQTGIGTEIIRKYRHQPSQLSLETGHDVTFPEFVSYVIDEWKAGRRQLDVHWRPMIDLCLPCSMEYDIVGKFETLHRDVDFLLQRLNESNVSRLFRTNRTHKTTSFWKRSVSQLSYQQMSDLFRIYEDDFRLFGYQYTTEICLSLSLVGCLRADVDYL, encoded by the exons CGTTGGG GCTATGAGTATCGTGCGAGATACTCTGCTCATCTTGAAGATGTTGCTGACCAGTCGGAGGCCGCCTTACCTCGATCGATCGAGTTGATCATGGAAAAGATCCAACTGGAGAGAAGGAATTTAATAGACGAAAGTTGTCGTAAAATAACTTGGAGACGACAGTCTCGACCGGCCAGATTCTACGTCGAAGATCGCCATCGGCTGATGTATTGCTACGTTCCAAAA GTGGCCAGCACCAATCTCAAACGACTAATGTTGATACTTTCGGGTGCTGTAGAAACGAACGATTTATCATCAATACCGAGTCAATCGGTGcacgaagaaaatcaaatgcgCAAGTTCGAACCTTACGGAGCGGCGGACGCTATCCGTACCGGATTGGGCAATTACACCAAAGTCATTTTCGTGCGGGATCCGTTGGAAAGGCTGGCCTCCGCCTACCAGGACAAATTTGCCGATGTGAATAGCAGCAGCAAGGCTTATCAAACGGGAATTGGAACCGAAATTATTCGGAAATATCGCCATCAGCCGAGTCAACTATCTTTGGAGACCGGTCACGATGTCACATTTCCCGAATTCGTGAGCTACGTTATAGACGAATGGAAAGCGGGGCGGAGACAGTTGGACGTCCATTGGAGGCCCATGATTGATCTGTGCCTTCCGTGCTCCATGGAATACGATATCGTCGGAAAGTTTGAAACCTTGCACCGAGACGTCGACTTTCTGTTGCAGAGATTAAATGAAAGTAACGTAAGCCGACTTTTTCGGACGAATCGGACGCATAAAACGACTTCTTTCTGGAAGCGATCCGTGAGTCAGCTTAGCTATCAACAGATGAGCGACCTCTTTCGCATCTACGAAGACGATTTCCGGTTGTTTGGTTATCAATACACTACTGAAATCTGTTTGAGTTTAAGTTTGGTTGGTTGTTTGAGAGCCGATGTTGATTATTTATAG
- the LOC124349474 gene encoding spermatogenesis-associated protein 20-like isoform X1, protein MLFKCANVFLDRAGRLLKHPAFYSKFTTQLATRMALSSSAVGCHKHDPNQLIKSKSPYLLQHAFNPVQWYPWGEEAIKKAKEENKLIFLSVGYSTCHWCHVMEKESFEDENVAELMNSEFINIKVDREERPDVDKMYMSFVQAITGRGGWPMSVWMTPELKPVYGGTYYPPDDRYYGQPGFKTILKSLAEQWKENPGKFKASGEKIMTALARSSTLGSGDQVPSAFDCGHLCFQQLRGSYEPKFGGFSKAPKFPQPVNMNLLLRWHVLSDDAADSDLALDMCLHTLRMMAKGGIFDHVRLGFARYSTDEKWHVPHFEKMLYDQAQLALVYTDAYLLTKDQDFARVASDILTYVSNDLSDPSGGFYSAEDADSYPETGADEKREGAFCVWSHKEIQSVLASQPAPSQVGPDVTVSDIVCYHFDIRPSGNVDPYQDPHDELKGQNVLIIRGSDEETAAKFGLSMDVLRELLETALSTMREARQRRPRPHLDDKMLASWNGLMISALARAGQILGRDTYVERAAKAAEFVRQHLYDGQSGRLLRSCYRGGDGQQGAVSQNAEPIGGFLDDYAFVIRGLLDLYTACQDEKWIQWADELQQKQDQLFWDPSQGGYFSSAAGDPSILIRLKEEQDGAEPSGNSIAVGNLERLAVAVDRSDYRDQARRTLCLFQDRLAKIPVSLPEMVAALQLHQGSPTEVVIVGPRSSDVGHQLFREAVTHRKSLLGQVVIRFDPSSSSSSFLASRRPSLAAMKPPLKGGDVVDAAAAYLCRNRSCSAPVDSPEDLRQLLNSN, encoded by the exons ATGTTATTCAAATGTGCAAACGTTTTCTTAGATAGAGCAG GCAGGCTGTTGAAACATCCtgcattttattcaaaatttacTACACAACTTGCAACAAGAATGGCCCTTTCTTCCAGTGCTGTTGGATGTCATAAACATGACCCAAATCAGCTCATCAAATCCAAATCACCTTACCTTTTACAACATGCATTCAATCCAGTTCAATG GTATCCGTGGGGTGAAGAAGCCataaaaaaggcgaaagaagaaaacaagttgATATTTCTGTCAGTCGGATATTCAACATGTCACTGGTGCCATGTCATGGAGAAGGAATCTTTCGAGGATGAAAATGTTGCAGAGCTGATGAACTCTGAATTTATTAACATCAAAGTCGACAGAGAAGAAAGACCAGATGTTGATAAAATGTACATGAGCTTCGTTCAG GCCATCACAGGCCGTGGTGGATGGCCAATGAGTGTTTGGATGACCCCAGAACTTAAACCAGTTTACGGGGGCACTTATTATCCTCCTGATGACCGATACTATGGCCAACCTGGTTTCAAAACAATCTTGAAATCCCTGGCTGAGCAG TGGAAAGAAAACCCCGGGAAATTCAAGGCATCCGGCGAGAAAATCATGACTGCTTTGGCACGATCGTCCACGCTGGGAAGTGGAGATCAAGTGCCTAGCGCCTTTGACTGCGGCCATCTATGCTTCCAGCAGTTGCGTGGCAGCTACGAGCCAAAATTCGGCGGTTTCAGCAAAGCTCCGAAATTCCCGCAACCGGTCAACATGAACCTCCTGCTGCGCTGGCACGTTCTCAGCGACGACGCAGCCGACAGCGACCTGGCCCTGGACATGTGCCTCCACACGCTGCGCATGATGGCCAAAGGAGGGATCTTTGATCACGTCCGTCTG GGTTTCGCTCGTTACTCGACCGACGAGAAATGGCACGTGCCCCATTTTGAGAAGATGCTCTACGACCAAGCCCAGCTAGCGCTCGTTTACACAGACGCCTATCTTTTGACAAAAGACCAAGATTTCGCCAGAGTCGCCAGCGATATCCTCACCTACGTTAGCAACGATCTGAGCGATCCATCCGGCGGATTTTATAG CGCCGAGGACGCCGATTCGTATCCGGAAACCGGAGCGGACGAGAAGCGCGAAGGAGCCTTCTGTGTGTGGAGCCACAAAGAAATCCAGTCAGTTTTGGCTTCGCAACCGGCTCCGTCTCAAGTCGGGCCGGATGTCACAGTGTCCGACATTGTTTGCTATCACTTTGACATCCGACCCAGCGGCAACGTGGATCCCTATCAG GATCCACATGATGAGCTCAAGGGCCAGAACGTCCTGATTATTCGCGGGAGCGACGAGGAAACGGCGGCCAAGTTTGGATTATCAATGGACGTTTTGCGGGAGTTGCTGGAGACGGCCTTATCAACAATGCGGGAGGCCCGCCAAAGAAGACCACGTCCACATCTTGACGATAAAATGCTGGCCAGTTGGAACG GTTTGATGATCTCGGCCTTGGCCAGAGCCGGCCAGATTCTCGGCCGAGACACTTACGTCGAGAGGGCCGCCAAAGCAGCCGAGTTTGTGCGCCAGCATCTCTACGACGGGCAAAGTGGACGCCTCTTGCGCAGCTGCTACCGCGGCGGCGACGGCCAACAAGGCGCCGTCTCTCAAAA TGCCGAGCCGATTGGAGGATTCCTCGATGATTACGCTTTCGTCATTCGTGGACTGCTGGACTTGTACACGGCCTGTCAGGACGAGAAATGGATCCAATGGGCCGACGAATTACAGCAGAAACAAGACCAACTCTTCTGGGACCCGTCGCAGGGCGGATACTTTAGCTCGGCGGCCGGCGATCCCAGTATCCTGATCCGGCTCAAGGAAG AGCAAGATGGAGCCGAGCCATCCGGCAATTCGATAGCTGTGGGCAATCTGGAACGGCTGGCCGTTGCGGTCGATCGGAGCGACTATCGCGATCAAGCCAGACGTACCCTGTGCCTGTTCCAAGATCGGCTGGCCAAAATCCCCGTCTCCTTGCCCGAAATGGTGGCCGCCCTGCAGCTCCACCAAGGATCGCCGACCGAG GTGGTGATTGTGGGTCCCAGATCGTCAGATGTCGGCCATCAGCTCTTCAGAGAGGCCGTGACGCACCGCAAATCCTTACTGGGTCAAGTGGTGATCCGTTTCGATCCGtccagctcttcttcttcttttttggccagTCGTAGGCCGTCATTAGCGGCTATGAAACCGCCCCTAAAAGGTGGTGACGTGGTCGACGCCGCTGCTGCTTACCTCTGCCGAAATCGATCCTGCTCGGCTCCCGTTGATTCCCCAGAGGATTTACGACAGTTGCTTAACTCGAACTGA
- the LOC124349474 gene encoding spermatogenesis-associated protein 20-like isoform X2 → MALSSSAVGCHKHDPNQLIKSKSPYLLQHAFNPVQWYPWGEEAIKKAKEENKLIFLSVGYSTCHWCHVMEKESFEDENVAELMNSEFINIKVDREERPDVDKMYMSFVQAITGRGGWPMSVWMTPELKPVYGGTYYPPDDRYYGQPGFKTILKSLAEQWKENPGKFKASGEKIMTALARSSTLGSGDQVPSAFDCGHLCFQQLRGSYEPKFGGFSKAPKFPQPVNMNLLLRWHVLSDDAADSDLALDMCLHTLRMMAKGGIFDHVRLGFARYSTDEKWHVPHFEKMLYDQAQLALVYTDAYLLTKDQDFARVASDILTYVSNDLSDPSGGFYSAEDADSYPETGADEKREGAFCVWSHKEIQSVLASQPAPSQVGPDVTVSDIVCYHFDIRPSGNVDPYQDPHDELKGQNVLIIRGSDEETAAKFGLSMDVLRELLETALSTMREARQRRPRPHLDDKMLASWNGLMISALARAGQILGRDTYVERAAKAAEFVRQHLYDGQSGRLLRSCYRGGDGQQGAVSQNAEPIGGFLDDYAFVIRGLLDLYTACQDEKWIQWADELQQKQDQLFWDPSQGGYFSSAAGDPSILIRLKEEQDGAEPSGNSIAVGNLERLAVAVDRSDYRDQARRTLCLFQDRLAKIPVSLPEMVAALQLHQGSPTEVVIVGPRSSDVGHQLFREAVTHRKSLLGQVVIRFDPSSSSSSFLASRRPSLAAMKPPLKGGDVVDAAAAYLCRNRSCSAPVDSPEDLRQLLNSN, encoded by the exons ATGGCCCTTTCTTCCAGTGCTGTTGGATGTCATAAACATGACCCAAATCAGCTCATCAAATCCAAATCACCTTACCTTTTACAACATGCATTCAATCCAGTTCAATG GTATCCGTGGGGTGAAGAAGCCataaaaaaggcgaaagaagaaaacaagttgATATTTCTGTCAGTCGGATATTCAACATGTCACTGGTGCCATGTCATGGAGAAGGAATCTTTCGAGGATGAAAATGTTGCAGAGCTGATGAACTCTGAATTTATTAACATCAAAGTCGACAGAGAAGAAAGACCAGATGTTGATAAAATGTACATGAGCTTCGTTCAG GCCATCACAGGCCGTGGTGGATGGCCAATGAGTGTTTGGATGACCCCAGAACTTAAACCAGTTTACGGGGGCACTTATTATCCTCCTGATGACCGATACTATGGCCAACCTGGTTTCAAAACAATCTTGAAATCCCTGGCTGAGCAG TGGAAAGAAAACCCCGGGAAATTCAAGGCATCCGGCGAGAAAATCATGACTGCTTTGGCACGATCGTCCACGCTGGGAAGTGGAGATCAAGTGCCTAGCGCCTTTGACTGCGGCCATCTATGCTTCCAGCAGTTGCGTGGCAGCTACGAGCCAAAATTCGGCGGTTTCAGCAAAGCTCCGAAATTCCCGCAACCGGTCAACATGAACCTCCTGCTGCGCTGGCACGTTCTCAGCGACGACGCAGCCGACAGCGACCTGGCCCTGGACATGTGCCTCCACACGCTGCGCATGATGGCCAAAGGAGGGATCTTTGATCACGTCCGTCTG GGTTTCGCTCGTTACTCGACCGACGAGAAATGGCACGTGCCCCATTTTGAGAAGATGCTCTACGACCAAGCCCAGCTAGCGCTCGTTTACACAGACGCCTATCTTTTGACAAAAGACCAAGATTTCGCCAGAGTCGCCAGCGATATCCTCACCTACGTTAGCAACGATCTGAGCGATCCATCCGGCGGATTTTATAG CGCCGAGGACGCCGATTCGTATCCGGAAACCGGAGCGGACGAGAAGCGCGAAGGAGCCTTCTGTGTGTGGAGCCACAAAGAAATCCAGTCAGTTTTGGCTTCGCAACCGGCTCCGTCTCAAGTCGGGCCGGATGTCACAGTGTCCGACATTGTTTGCTATCACTTTGACATCCGACCCAGCGGCAACGTGGATCCCTATCAG GATCCACATGATGAGCTCAAGGGCCAGAACGTCCTGATTATTCGCGGGAGCGACGAGGAAACGGCGGCCAAGTTTGGATTATCAATGGACGTTTTGCGGGAGTTGCTGGAGACGGCCTTATCAACAATGCGGGAGGCCCGCCAAAGAAGACCACGTCCACATCTTGACGATAAAATGCTGGCCAGTTGGAACG GTTTGATGATCTCGGCCTTGGCCAGAGCCGGCCAGATTCTCGGCCGAGACACTTACGTCGAGAGGGCCGCCAAAGCAGCCGAGTTTGTGCGCCAGCATCTCTACGACGGGCAAAGTGGACGCCTCTTGCGCAGCTGCTACCGCGGCGGCGACGGCCAACAAGGCGCCGTCTCTCAAAA TGCCGAGCCGATTGGAGGATTCCTCGATGATTACGCTTTCGTCATTCGTGGACTGCTGGACTTGTACACGGCCTGTCAGGACGAGAAATGGATCCAATGGGCCGACGAATTACAGCAGAAACAAGACCAACTCTTCTGGGACCCGTCGCAGGGCGGATACTTTAGCTCGGCGGCCGGCGATCCCAGTATCCTGATCCGGCTCAAGGAAG AGCAAGATGGAGCCGAGCCATCCGGCAATTCGATAGCTGTGGGCAATCTGGAACGGCTGGCCGTTGCGGTCGATCGGAGCGACTATCGCGATCAAGCCAGACGTACCCTGTGCCTGTTCCAAGATCGGCTGGCCAAAATCCCCGTCTCCTTGCCCGAAATGGTGGCCGCCCTGCAGCTCCACCAAGGATCGCCGACCGAG GTGGTGATTGTGGGTCCCAGATCGTCAGATGTCGGCCATCAGCTCTTCAGAGAGGCCGTGACGCACCGCAAATCCTTACTGGGTCAAGTGGTGATCCGTTTCGATCCGtccagctcttcttcttcttttttggccagTCGTAGGCCGTCATTAGCGGCTATGAAACCGCCCCTAAAAGGTGGTGACGTGGTCGACGCCGCTGCTGCTTACCTCTGCCGAAATCGATCCTGCTCGGCTCCCGTTGATTCCCCAGAGGATTTACGACAGTTGCTTAACTCGAACTGA